In the genome of Mycosarcoma maydis chromosome 21, whole genome shotgun sequence, one region contains:
- a CDS encoding uncharacterized protein (related to N-acetylglucosaminyltransferase (C-terminal fragment)), protein QRRHVTDVLRTHVQPPENSLIIMSDVDELPSLGAVQLLSSCQAPLPLHLSLKSYVYSFEFQTTAKSWRTQVHAWSSTNTGYNHGKSSERILLDAGWHCSSCFNRISDYQFKMQSYSHSDRLFGNRHWRQLLQPKAILDKICQGTDLFDMLPEAYTWSELLYRWNGEVKSNSTANLPRGLIDHQKQFEFLLPGGCKARDLSSALK, encoded by the coding sequence caacgacgacatgTCACAGACGTGCTACGAACTCACGTCCAGCCACCAGAAAACAGCTTGATCATTATGTCTGACGTTGACGAACTGCCCTCGCTCGGTGCTGTACAGTTGCTCTCGTCCTGCCAGGCCCCGCTGCCGTTGCATTTGTCGCTCAAGTCGTACGTCTACTCGTTTGAATTCCAGACGACGGCCAAATCGTGGAGAACACAGGTACACGCCTGGTCATCTACAAACACTGGCTACAACCACGGCaagagcagcgagcgcatcctgctcgacgctggctGGCATTGCTCATCTTGCTTCAACCGTATCTCGGACTATCAGTTCAAGATGCAATCCTACAGTCACAGCGACCGTCTGTTTGGCAATCGGCATTGGCGTCAACTTTTGCAGCCAAAAGCCATCCTGGACAAGATCTGTCAAGGCACGGATCTGTTTGACATGCTGCCGGAAGCCTACACGTGGAGCGAGCTGCTGTACCGCTGGAACGGAGAGgtcaagagcaacagcactGCCAATTTGCCCAGGGGACTGATCGACCATCAGAAACAGTTTGAGTTCCTGCTGCCGGGCGGATGCAAAGCCAGGGACTTGTCTTCGGCTCTCAAATGA